A genomic window from Streptomyces sp. NBC_01429 includes:
- the kdpB gene encoding potassium-transporting ATPase subunit KdpB, protein MTMRPTEAPFGARRLIGSLPGAIRKLDPRTMAKTPVMFVVLVGSVLSTVFAALDPGDWFGWAVAGWLWLTTIFANLAEAVAEGRGKAQADTLRRARTDTVARRIVPGGEERVPGTALGIGDLVVCETGDIIPGDGDVTEGVASVDESAITGESSPVIRESGGDRSAVTGGTRVLSDRIVVRITTRPGETFVDRMIALVEGAARQKTPNEIALNILLASLTVVFLLAVVTLQPFAAHAGGRQPMIVLIALLVCLIPTTIGALLSAIGIAGMDRLVRRNVLALSGRAVEAAGDVSTLLLDKTGTITHGNRQAAEFVPVGGVPAGDLAAAALLSSLADETPEGRSVVVLATGRYGVPERHRSELTGAEWVGFTARTRMSGVGIPEDGGGRREIRKGAAGSVAAWVEKRGGRVPDDALDLTGTIARAGGTPLLVAQEDGAGARVLGVIHLKDVVKDGMRERFEELRRMGIRTVMITGDNALTARAIAAEAGVDDFLAEATPEDKMALIRREQAGGQLVAMTGDGTNDAPALAQADVGVAMNTGTSAAKEAGNMVDLDSDPTKLIEIVGIGKQLLITRGALTAFSLANDVAKYFAIIPAMFVALHPGLDRLNIMDLSSPRSAILAAVVFNALIIVALVPLALRGVRYRPMSADRLLRRNLGIYALGGLIAPFIGIKIIDLLLSLIPGIG, encoded by the coding sequence ATGACCATGCGACCCACCGAGGCTCCCTTCGGAGCCCGCCGGCTGATCGGCTCCCTCCCCGGGGCGATCCGCAAACTCGACCCCCGCACGATGGCGAAGACCCCCGTGATGTTCGTGGTCCTCGTCGGATCCGTGCTCAGCACGGTCTTCGCCGCGCTCGACCCGGGCGACTGGTTCGGCTGGGCCGTCGCCGGCTGGCTCTGGCTGACCACGATCTTCGCCAATCTGGCGGAGGCCGTCGCCGAGGGACGCGGCAAGGCGCAGGCGGACACCCTGCGCCGGGCCAGGACCGACACCGTCGCCCGCCGGATCGTCCCCGGCGGCGAGGAACGGGTGCCGGGGACCGCACTCGGCATCGGCGATCTCGTCGTCTGCGAGACGGGCGACATCATCCCGGGCGACGGCGACGTGACCGAAGGCGTCGCCAGCGTGGACGAGTCGGCGATCACCGGTGAATCGTCCCCGGTCATCCGGGAGTCGGGCGGCGACCGCTCGGCCGTCACCGGCGGTACGAGGGTCCTCTCCGACCGGATCGTCGTCAGGATCACCACCCGGCCCGGCGAGACCTTCGTCGACCGGATGATCGCCCTGGTCGAGGGCGCGGCCCGGCAGAAGACCCCCAACGAGATCGCGCTGAACATCCTGCTCGCCTCGCTCACGGTCGTCTTCCTGCTCGCCGTCGTCACCCTCCAGCCCTTCGCCGCGCACGCCGGCGGACGGCAGCCGATGATCGTGCTGATCGCGCTGCTGGTCTGTCTCATCCCGACCACCATCGGCGCGCTGCTCTCCGCGATCGGCATCGCCGGCATGGACCGGCTGGTACGGCGCAATGTGCTCGCGCTGTCCGGGCGCGCGGTCGAGGCCGCGGGCGACGTCTCGACGCTGCTGCTCGACAAGACCGGCACCATCACCCACGGCAACCGGCAGGCCGCCGAGTTCGTCCCGGTCGGCGGCGTGCCGGCGGGTGACCTCGCCGCGGCCGCGCTGCTCTCCTCGCTGGCCGACGAGACCCCCGAGGGCCGCTCCGTCGTCGTACTCGCCACCGGGCGGTACGGGGTGCCCGAGCGCCACCGGAGCGAGCTGACCGGCGCCGAGTGGGTCGGGTTCACCGCGCGGACCCGGATGTCGGGCGTCGGCATCCCCGAGGACGGCGGCGGGCGGCGCGAGATACGCAAGGGGGCGGCCGGATCGGTCGCCGCCTGGGTCGAGAAGCGCGGCGGCCGGGTCCCCGACGACGCCCTGGACCTCACCGGCACCATCGCGCGGGCCGGCGGCACCCCTCTGCTGGTGGCCCAGGAGGACGGCGCCGGGGCCAGGGTCCTCGGCGTGATCCATCTCAAGGACGTGGTCAAGGACGGGATGCGGGAGCGCTTCGAGGAGCTGCGCCGGATGGGGATCAGGACCGTCATGATCACCGGGGACAACGCGCTGACCGCCCGCGCGATCGCGGCCGAGGCCGGGGTGGACGACTTCCTCGCCGAGGCCACCCCGGAGGACAAGATGGCGCTCATCCGGCGCGAACAGGCGGGCGGGCAGCTGGTGGCGATGACCGGCGACGGCACGAACGACGCCCCGGCGCTGGCACAGGCGGACGTCGGGGTCGCCATGAACACCGGCACCTCCGCCGCCAAGGAGGCCGGGAACATGGTCGACCTGGACTCCGATCCGACCAAGCTCATCGAGATCGTCGGCATCGGCAAGCAACTGCTCATCACCCGGGGCGCGCTGACCGCCTTCTCCCTCGCCAATGACGTCGCGAAGTACTTCGCGATCATCCCCGCGATGTTCGTGGCCCTCCATCCGGGGCTCGACAGGCTCAACATCATGGACCTGTCCTCGCCCCGGTCCGCGATCCTCGCCGCGGTCGTCTTCAACGCGCTGATCATCGTCGCGCTGGTGCCCCTCGCCCTGCGCGGCGTGCGTTACCGGCCGATGAGCGCCGACCGGCTGCTCAGAAGGAATCTGGGGATCTACGCCCTCGGCGGCCTGATCGCCCCCTTCATCGGCATCAAGATCATCGACCTGCTCCTCTCCCTCATCCCCGGCATCGGGTGA